Proteins encoded within one genomic window of Candidatus Palauibacter scopulicola:
- a CDS encoding aconitase family protein has translation MLEHLLETEVARRPPTVRFKGRILFLTEDPDLIRRQLAGEDLDWDPSIPLRDDISTDEITPGWVCYHFDEKLGEYPYVGLLCGDERPVGRNDIREGGFVCSVSGKRRGKGSSREASPYAERAAGLRVVIGENIERIYGENCANIGLLASTDFSLIEKIRSGEEIPLDAFIGDAGRIQRDIIEYGGLLDYAVARLKGLVTLPAITTPADRPQTIAEKIIARHWVTDAASGALGVPAVKPGDTGFLRADLRFSHEYVTPMASTFWEDFAGDAGLNHTESIVFFRDHLAFLDEVITEERKAAGLLDAAHALHDRQREFAAAKGVRLHGELPDRTGSEGICHIMVQDRYALPGQIIIGSDSHTPHSGALGCVAFGVGTSAIVNAWATRDVRLEVPESIRVKITGEPPPGVVAKDLILELLRHPTVKNGEAIGRIIEFTGEAVEALSIDERATLTNMAAEVGGFTGIIAPDAKTVAWIAGRRGVAVDEIRGLCDGLYSDAGAAYAATIEMDAGGIEPMVATPGDPGNGVPVSALEGAVSLDTVFVGSCTGAKRADFEMYAAVAREAVAAGKRVPASVRAYAQYGSIDVEAWSREQGHDRALRDAGFDVLAPGCGACINAGPGVSTTKEQVTISSINRNFPGRSGPGQVYLASPLTCVASAIEGRIVAYGDQAWIRGAASSR, from the coding sequence ATGCTGGAACATCTGCTCGAGACCGAGGTGGCCAGGCGCCCGCCGACCGTGCGCTTCAAGGGCCGTATCCTCTTTCTTACCGAGGATCCGGACCTCATCCGCCGCCAACTCGCGGGGGAGGACCTCGACTGGGATCCGTCGATCCCTCTGCGCGACGACATTTCGACCGATGAGATCACGCCCGGCTGGGTCTGCTACCACTTCGACGAGAAGCTGGGGGAATATCCGTACGTGGGCCTCCTGTGCGGCGACGAGCGACCGGTCGGCCGCAACGACATCCGGGAGGGCGGCTTCGTCTGCTCCGTGTCCGGGAAGAGGCGCGGGAAAGGATCCAGCCGGGAGGCTTCGCCGTATGCCGAGCGCGCTGCGGGCCTCCGCGTCGTCATCGGGGAGAACATCGAGCGTATCTACGGGGAGAATTGCGCGAACATCGGCCTCCTCGCATCGACGGATTTCTCCCTCATCGAGAAGATCCGTAGCGGGGAGGAGATCCCGCTCGACGCGTTCATCGGAGACGCGGGGCGCATTCAGCGCGACATCATCGAGTACGGCGGGCTGCTCGACTACGCCGTGGCGAGGCTGAAGGGACTCGTCACTCTCCCCGCCATCACGACCCCGGCGGACCGCCCGCAGACGATCGCGGAGAAGATCATCGCCCGGCACTGGGTCACCGACGCGGCCTCCGGCGCGTTGGGCGTTCCGGCCGTGAAACCGGGCGACACCGGCTTCCTGCGCGCCGACCTTCGCTTCTCCCACGAATACGTGACCCCCATGGCGTCGACGTTCTGGGAGGACTTCGCGGGCGATGCGGGGCTGAACCATACCGAGTCCATCGTCTTCTTCCGGGACCACCTCGCGTTCCTCGACGAAGTCATCACGGAAGAGAGGAAGGCGGCCGGCCTGCTCGACGCGGCCCATGCGCTGCACGACCGCCAGCGGGAGTTCGCGGCCGCGAAGGGCGTGCGCCTGCACGGCGAACTGCCCGACCGCACCGGGAGCGAGGGGATCTGCCATATCATGGTGCAGGACCGCTACGCCCTCCCCGGCCAGATCATCATCGGCAGCGATTCACACACACCCCATTCCGGTGCGCTGGGATGCGTCGCCTTCGGCGTGGGTACGTCCGCGATCGTCAACGCCTGGGCGACCCGCGACGTCCGGCTGGAAGTGCCGGAGTCGATTCGGGTGAAAATCACGGGCGAGCCGCCCCCCGGCGTCGTGGCGAAAGACCTCATCCTCGAACTGCTGCGTCACCCGACGGTCAAGAACGGCGAAGCCATCGGACGCATCATCGAATTCACGGGAGAGGCCGTGGAGGCGCTGTCCATCGATGAACGCGCGACGCTGACGAACATGGCGGCCGAGGTCGGAGGCTTCACCGGCATCATCGCCCCGGACGCGAAGACGGTGGCGTGGATCGCCGGCCGGCGCGGCGTGGCGGTGGACGAGATCCGGGGGCTGTGCGACGGACTGTACAGCGACGCGGGGGCGGCCTACGCGGCGACGATCGAGATGGACGCGGGCGGCATCGAACCGATGGTCGCAACCCCGGGCGATCCCGGAAACGGCGTGCCCGTCTCGGCCCTCGAAGGGGCCGTGAGTCTGGACACCGTGTTCGTCGGGTCCTGCACCGGGGCGAAGCGGGCGGACTTCGAGATGTATGCCGCGGTGGCGCGGGAGGCGGTGGCGGCGGGGAAGCGCGTGCCCGCGTCCGTCCGCGCCTATGCCCAGTACGGGTCCATCGACGTGGAGGCGTGGAGCCGGGAACAGGGCCACGACCGGGCGCTCCGGGATGCGGGATTCGACGTCCTCGCGCCCGGCTGCGGAGCCTGCATCAACGCGGGGCCGGGCGTCTCGACGACGAAGGAGCAGGTCACGATCAGCTCCATCAATCGGAACTTCCCCGGCCGCAGCGGGCCGGGGCAGGTGTACCTGGCAAGTCCGCTGACGTGCGTGGCTTCGGCGATCGAAGGGAGAATCGTCGCGTACGGAGACCAGGCGTGGATCCGCGGGGCCGCCAGCTCCCGGTAG
- a CDS encoding NAD(P)H-binding protein, producing the protein MQRVLVAGGTGFLGRAFVRGLHGRGARVAVLTRNPAGAGSLGLPAEYVEGDVRRPAALARAMDAVDAAILSVQFPGYPVEAPARGRTFMEVDARGTAALVEAAVEAGVGKLVYLSGVGADPGSARTWYRAKGLAEASVRESGLAHVIVRPSWVYGPEDRSLNRFIALIRAIPFVFPQLGDGSGRITPIHVDDLADLVCEATLGAAGDGLTLEAGGPDVLSLDDVVRTAMTALGRRRAILHIPEGLVKLAAACVERLPGQILSRDAVDFATQDGIADSDLARGRFPAFRPRDLATGLAAYVSRA; encoded by the coding sequence ATGCAGCGGGTCCTCGTCGCGGGTGGAACAGGCTTTCTGGGGCGTGCCTTCGTCCGGGGGCTGCACGGTCGCGGGGCGCGGGTTGCCGTGCTGACCCGGAACCCCGCCGGTGCCGGGAGCCTCGGGCTCCCGGCGGAATACGTCGAAGGGGATGTGCGGCGGCCCGCGGCCCTCGCACGGGCGATGGACGCGGTGGACGCGGCCATCCTCTCCGTCCAGTTCCCGGGCTATCCGGTGGAGGCGCCCGCCCGCGGCCGGACGTTCATGGAGGTCGACGCCCGCGGCACCGCCGCCCTGGTGGAGGCCGCGGTGGAGGCGGGAGTAGGCAAGCTGGTCTACCTGTCCGGGGTCGGGGCCGATCCGGGCTCCGCGCGCACCTGGTATCGCGCCAAGGGGCTGGCGGAGGCATCGGTCCGGGAATCGGGCCTCGCCCACGTCATCGTTCGGCCCTCCTGGGTGTACGGCCCCGAAGACCGGAGCCTGAACCGCTTCATCGCGCTCATTCGCGCGATTCCGTTCGTCTTTCCCCAGCTTGGGGACGGCTCCGGGCGGATCACCCCGATACATGTGGATGACCTGGCGGACCTCGTATGCGAGGCGACGCTGGGTGCGGCGGGAGACGGGCTCACTCTGGAGGCGGGTGGCCCGGATGTCCTGTCGCTGGACGACGTCGTCCGGACGGCCATGACGGCGCTCGGACGTCGCCGGGCGATTCTCCACATCCCGGAAGGTCTCGTCAAGCTCGCCGCGGCCTGCGTGGAGCGTCTCCCCGGCCAGATCCTGTCGCGCGACGCCGTGGACTTCGCAACCCAGGATGGAATCGCCGATTCCGACCTGGCCCGCGGCCGTTTCCCGGCGTTTCGCCCGCGCGACCTCGCGACGGGATTGGCGGCGTACGTCTCCCGCGCCTGA